In Nitrospirota bacterium, the genomic window GATCGCCCGGACGATGGACAGCCCCAAACCCGTGTGGGCTTTTTCTCCCGCTCCCTTCACCACGCCGAAGCGGTCGAAAATGCGGTCCATCGCATCCATCGGGATGCCCGGCCCATCGTCCTCCACGGCCAAGTGCGCCTCCTGCCCCACACTCTCCAGCCGTACCGTGACGCGACTTCGGGCGAATCGAATCGCGTTGTCCACGAGATTCGACACGACCTGCGCCATGCGGTCCGGATCGATTTCCGATACGACCGAGGCATCGGGCAGGCGCAAATCCAGCGCCATCCCCGACTTTCCGACGAGCGATTGCAGGTCTTCCACGGCCAGTCGCACGGAATCCCGCAGATCCGTCCTCCGCCGGCGGAATTCCATCCGGCCCGCATCCATCTTGGAAAGGTCCAGAAGATTGTCAATCAACCGGGCCAGCCGCTTGGAGTTCCGCAGGGCGACCTTGAGCGCGCTCTTCTGCTCCTCGCTCACCGGACCCAGGAACCCATCGAGAAGGTTCTCCGTAGATCCCTTGATGGCCGTCATCGGCGTCCGGAGTTCGTGCGAAACGGTGGATACAAACTCATCCTTGAGCCGGTCCACTTCCTGGAGCCGATCGTTGGCCGACCTCAGGTTCGCTCGAGCCCCATCCAGGTCCTCGATCAGGGACAGGAGGACATGCCGCACATCCTCCGCATCTTTGAGCCGCATCGCCCAGGATTCGGCGCCGTTGCCCGGCGCCTGCGGCTTCGCCAACACCATGGCCTGAGACTCGCCCTCGAGAAACCCGACGCCGCTGATCGTGATGTGCAGCGGCGGATGCAGCCCCGAGTTGCCCGGCCAATGGATTTCCATGTCTTCCGTTCCCCCGGCTTTCGCCACAAAGGCAATCCGCTCACGAATCCTCGGCATGGCCGGGAAATCCGATGGGAAAGCCGAGGGGAGATCCCCGATGGAGCTTCCGGAGTTCGGAACGGCAAAGAAGGATATCCACGCCCGATTGCACGTGATCCGCCCCTCTGATGCGGAGGCCAGGAGCATCGCCGAAGGCAATTCGTCGAAGACCTTCTCGTAGAAGTGGCGCAGGGGGCGTTCCAAGGCCAGATGGATCCGATCCATCAAACGTTTCAGATGAACCGGTTTCTCCAGCACGAAATCCGCGCCACCGGGGTTGACGCCGGGAGATCCCGTCAGGACCCCCACGGGACATCCGAAATCCAGGCAGAGTTTCCCGACCCACCCCGGGTCCGTCCGTCCCTCAAACACCGTTTCCGTGAGAACCACATCGAAACGTTCCCCCTCCGGATCCGGAAGCTCCTCCGGGCGCCTGATCTTCATGACTTCGAACCCGTTTGATTCGAGGAGGATTTCCACCAGGGACGCAAGATCCGCATCCGGCTCCACGTGGAGCGCCCGCCGCCGGGGCAGCGTGGCCAACGCCTCGTCCACCGAGGCGTGCGCCGGCAGGATGTGGTCCATCTGCATGGCCGCGATCAGCTTCCGCAGGTGGCCCGGTCCCGCCACGAGTTTGAAATGATGAACGTGCGTTCCCCATTGCGAACGGTGCGCCTTCTTCAGCTCCAGGAGCAGCCCGACCACGTCCCAGTCGATGCTCCTGAGGGCGGAGAGATCCAGGATGATGAATTTCGATTCCTTGACCGCCGCGTGGAGCTGGGCGCGCACTTCGGTTCCGGCCATGAGATCCGTATCGGTCGCCGGCGTGACGACCATGGCGCGATCCCGCTTCTCCACCGCGATGCCCGCCGTCATGTGCTCGGCCTCAACTTTGCCAATCGGCGTTCCAGCTCCCGCCGGGTTTCATCGGACAAACCGGGAGTCTGCACCCCGAGCCGACGCTCGTATTCGGCGATGCGCGATTTGAGCATGATGATCGCGTTCTCCCGTTCGAGGAAAAACTTTTGCAGGCGTTCCATTTCACCGAGGCGGAGTTGGAGGGCCATTCTCACCTCCACCAGCTCGCTGATATCCGTCACCACCAGCAGGCACGCTTCGTACTTTCCCAGCTCGGTGTGGACGGCGCTGCCGGAGACCAGAACGGACCGCCCTCTCGCCCCGTTCCCCACGGGATTCCTAAGCCGTCCCTCGAAATTCACCGGCCCTGCCAACGGGGAATCCGCCACCTCCTGGCGGAAGGCCTGAACCCGCTTTCCCGTCGGCGCATCAAACAGATCGGCCACGTTCCGGCCCAGCAGATCGCCCGTGGAGACGCCCAGCATCCTCCCCGCGGCCTCGTTGGCGAAAGTGACGATCCCGAATACATCCACGAGCACGCACCCTTCGTTCATCGTGGCCAGAAGAGCGGCATGGACCCGTTGACTCGCCTCTCCGACATATCTCGCCTGGATCCCCTTTCGCCGGTCCGTCCGCGGCGCGTCCTGCCGCGCGCCCAACGTGTCCGTCACTACGGCCAGAAGTTCCTCCCTCATGCGGTCCTTCAGCAGATATCGTTCGGCCCCCTTCTTGAGCACGGACACTTCGAGGACCTCGTCTTCGCGCCCCGTCAGGATGATGACCGGCGTGGCGGGATGGTCCCTTCTCAGATCATCCAGGAGCCGAAGACTGTTCGAATCCGGCAGGCCGTGATCCAGCAGAATCAGGTCGAACCGTTCCGCCGCCAACCGTTCCCGCGCCGCTTGGGCATCTGGAGCCCACGCCACCGGATATTGGGCCACCGGGAGGAACTCCCGCGCGAGACGGACATCATCCTCGTTGTCTTCCACGTACAGAATCCAGGACCGCGCGGCAGGCA contains:
- a CDS encoding response regulator, which encodes MPAARSWILYVEDNEDDVRLAREFLPVAQYPVAWAPDAQAARERLAAERFDLILLDHGLPDSNSLRLLDDLRRDHPATPVIILTGREDEVLEVSVLKKGAERYLLKDRMREELLAVVTDTLGARQDAPRTDRRKGIQARYVGEASQRVHAALLATMNEGCVLVDVFGIVTFANEAAGRMLGVSTGDLLGRNVADLFDAPTGKRVQAFRQEVADSPLAGPVNFEGRLRNPVGNGARGRSVLVSGSAVHTELGKYEACLLVVTDISELVEVRMALQLRLGEMERLQKFFLERENAIIMLKSRIAEYERRLGVQTPGLSDETRRELERRLAKLRPST